From the Lolium rigidum isolate FL_2022 chromosome 2, APGP_CSIRO_Lrig_0.1, whole genome shotgun sequence genome, one window contains:
- the LOC124690788 gene encoding growth-regulating factor 1-like: MMMLGGRAGGGVGTVGGVGGGRCPFTASQWQELEHQALIYKYMASGVPIPSDLLLPLRRSFLLDSALATSPSLGYPPQAALGWGCFGMGFGRKAEDPEPGRCRRTDGKKWRCSKEAYPDSKYCEKHMHRGKNRSRKPVEMSLATPPPPSSSASSSSSNINSAVNVATTTTTSPAPSYHRAVAHDASPYHALYGGPYASAGRQQQHAGAYHHHHAQASPFHLHLDTTHPHPPPSYYATMDHSKDTYAYGHSVKEVHGGEHAFFSSDVSADRDVHQHHASAGQWQFKQLGGMEQPKQQQHNQASLYPGYGNNGSAYAIDLAAKEEEEEKERRQHCFLLGTDLRLDKPSSDDGGAAQKPLRPFFDEWPHEKAGSKGSWMGLEGETQLSISIPMSAHNELPITTTSRYHHGE, from the exons ATGATGATGCTGGGCGGTCGCGCGGGGGGCGGCGTGGGGACTGTCGGCGGCGTGGGCGGCGGGAGGTGCCCGTTCACGGCGTCGCAGTGGCAGGAGCTGGAGCACCAGGCGCTCATCTACAAGTACATGGCCTCCGGCGTGCCCATCCCCTccgacctcctcctcccgctccgcCGCAGCTTCCTCCTCGACTCCGCCCTCGCCACCTCCCCCTCCCTCGGCTACCCTCCGCAGGCAGCAC TGGGTTGGGGCTGCTTCGGGATGGGTTTCGGCCGGAAGGCGGAGGACCCGGAGCCGGGGCGTTGCCGGCGGACGGACGGCAAGAAGTGGCGGTGCTCCAAGGAGGCGTACCCGGACTCCAAGTACTGCGAGAAGCACATGCACCGGGGCAAGAACCGTTCAAGAAAGCCTGTGGAAATGTCCTTGGCCACGCCCCCGCCGCCATCCTCCTCcgcgtcgtcttcctcgtcgAACATCAACTCCGCCGTCAACGTCGCCACCACGACCACCACCTCGCCCGCGCCCTCCTACCACCGCGCGGTCGCGCACGACGCGTCGCCCTACCACGCGCTCTACGGCGGGCCCTACGCCTCCGCCGGCCGCCAGCAGCAGCACGCCGGcgcctaccaccaccaccacgcgcaGGCCAGCCCGTTCCACCTGCACCTCGACACCACCCACCCGCACCCGCCGCCGTCCTACTACGCCACCATGGACCACAGCAAGGACACCTACGCGTACGGGCACAGCGTCAAGGAGGTGCACGGCGGCGAGCACGCCTTCTTCTCCTCCGACGTGAGCGCCGACAGGGACGTGCATCAGCACCACGCCAGCGCGGGGCAGTGGCAGTTCAAGCAGCTGGGCGGCATGGAGCAGccgaagcagcagcagcacaaccaGGCGTCGCTCTACCCGGGCTACGGCAACAACGGCAGCGCGTACGCCATCGACCTGGccgccaaggaggaggaggaggagaaggagcggCGGCAGCACTGCTTCCTGCTGGGCACCGACCTGCGGCTCGACAAGCCGTCGTccgacgacggcggcgcggcgcagaAGCCTCTGCGGCCGTTCTTCGACGAGTGGCCGCACGAGAAGGCGGGCAGCAAGGGGTCGTGGATGGGGCTGGAGGGCGAGACGCAGCTGTCCATCTCCATCCCCATGTCCGCGCACAACGAGCTGCCCATCACCACCACCTCCCGCTACCACCACG GTGAATGA